In a genomic window of Chaetodon auriga isolate fChaAug3 chromosome 1, fChaAug3.hap1, whole genome shotgun sequence:
- the mis12 gene encoding protein MIS12 homolog, whose product MARETREEEMDTAGVVDEEAATLKLYETQFFGFTPQTCMLRVYSAFQDSLYDILPVVEKVCVRQLSKGESDGEEELLRSRARECSRKLQQYLEERFKQLSERMEELLLNRCLSVPSNVVLPEDKSHSKHPQGTQEVLRLESSLADLQRAYEAEVCARQALLAELEEQREVQKQLDGVLTWVRELQVAWVKEGNGSFHESFGLVMESVKKLQEAVREVCTKAPQ is encoded by the exons ATGGCGCGGGAAACCCgggaagaggagatggacacCGCCGGAGTAGTGGACGAAGAGGCGGCCACTTTGAAACTGTACGAGACTCAGTTTTTCGGCTTCACCCCGCAGACCTGCATGTTGCGGGTCTACAGTGCCTTCCAGGACAGCCTGTACGATATTTTACCCGTCGTGGAGAAGGTATGTGTGAGGCAGCTAAGCAAAGGCGAGTCGGACggggaggaggagctgctccgGTCCAGGGCCAGGGAGTGCAGCCGGAAACTGCAGCAGTACCTCGAAGAGCGGTTCAAGCAGCTGTCGGAGCggatggaggagctgctgttgAACCGCTGCCTCTCCGTGCCGTCAAATGTCGTGCTCCCCGAGGACAagtcacacagcaaacatcCACAAGGCACACAG GAGGTGCTGAGGCTCGAGTCGTCCCTTGCTGACCTCCAGAGAGCCTACGAAGCAGAAGTGTGTGCCAGACAGGCCCTGCTagctgagctggaggagcagagggaggtgcaGAAGCAGCTGGATGGAGTCCTGACGTGGGTTAGAGAGCTCCAGGTGGCCTGGGTGAAGGAAGGTAACGGCAGCTTCCATGAAAGTTTCGGGCTGGTGATGGAGTCTgtaaagaaactgcaggaggctgtcagggaggtctgCACCAAGGCGCCCCAGTGA